One window of Trichoderma breve strain T069 chromosome 3, whole genome shotgun sequence genomic DNA carries:
- a CDS encoding heterokaryon incompatibility protein (HET) domain-containing protein, with amino-acid sequence MAGLETYPELPDSRSIRVIKLHGATGPSDDIRFDLITVSLDAPLPYEAISYTWSGQPLDRPVYANGREYLVTRNAEDVMRRLRPNKPEHSRNLWIDAICINQKDDKEKAVEVQLMYEIYANAERVNIWLGQGSESTALALKWLRWYSWTFSPVWKAQAKCYKKQFRDGLADLASMEYWERAWTVQEANANELCFILCGSSAPLRLDLFYMSHYMIPPIYIFSLLNNSKLNQRYSLHILDIFHTHTKATIAKDKLFAIRAMFPDSLGALTIDYSVSDSDIYTEAARIVLEETQNVEFFRYACQTSRENKFPSWVPSWSALIDIPDWICKFAPATISEEAIITEDDDIKIVKLKGRRVDKAASAVSERFPRVAPLQVPWSRSLDLNVAREAFVVFREWVHSTGAANNEDPCMHQLAWMISQMINLDVNDVLAWFHLTWSEDNFGMEKLWDYGLHGGEVCDSRKFTVNFLQMVSGRSLFMTETGRVGMSTLVIRPGDEIALLTGEKLPYVIRKNLDRPDKYSLVAPCWVSGALMGEEWPGWNGQLEDLEDIELV; translated from the exons TGAGGCGATCTCATACACATGGTCTGGGCAACCCCTCGATCGACCCGTCTACGCCAATGGCAGAGAGTATCTCGTCACTAGAAATGCGGAGGACGTCATGAGGAGGCTGCGCCCAAATAAGCCTGAGCATTCTCGCAATCTGTGGATTGATGCCATCTGCATCAACCagaaagatgacaaagaaaaggcagTAGAGGTACAGCTAATGTATGAGATTTATGCAAATGCAGAGCGTGTCAACATATGGCTTGGCCAAGGATCCGAATCAACTGCCCTTGCCCTCAAATGGCTGAGGTGGTATAGCTGGACGTTTTCTCCAGTCTGGAAAGCCCAGGCAAAAT GCTATAAGAAGCAGTTCCGAGATGGCTTGGCTGACTTGGCGTCCATGGAATACTGGGAGAGAGCGTGGACAGTTCAAGAAGCAAACGCCAACGAACTATGCTTTATTCTATGCGGATCGTCTGCGCCGCTTCGGCTTGATCTATTTTACATGAGCCATTATATGATCCCGCCGATATATATCTTCAGTCTCCTTAACAACAGCAAACTCAATCAGCGCTATAGCTTGCACATACTGGACATATTTCACACCCAT ACAAAAGCAACGATAGCCAAAGATAAGCTGTTTGCCATAAGGGCCATGTTTCCTGATAGTCTGGGTGCATTGACTATCGATTATTCAGTATCCGACAGCGATATTTATACCGAAGCTGCTCGTATCGTTCTAGAGGAGACACAGAACGTCGAGTTCTTTAGATATGCTTGCCAAACTAGTCGAGAGAACAAGTTTCCCAGTTGGGTACCTTCATGGTCCGCGCTTATCGACATTCCTGATTGGATATGTAAATTTGCGCCGGCGACAATTTCCGAGGAGGCTATTATAACAGAGGACGATGATATAAAAATAGTCAAGTTGAAGGGACGGCGGGTTGATAAAGCTGCATCTGCTGTCAGTGAGCGCTTCCCACGTGTAGCACCCCTGCAGGTCCCCTGGTCACGCTCGTTGGATCTCAATGTTGCGCGCGAGGCCTTCGTGGTGTTTAGGGAATGGGTACATTCAACTGGTGCAGCAAACAACGAGGACCCCTGCATGCATCAACTGGCATGGATGATATCTCAAATGATCAATCTGGATGTCAATGACGTTCTGGCTTGGTTTCATTTAACATGGTCCGAAGATAATTTTGGTATGGAGAAGCTATGGGACTACGGATTGCATGGGGGAGAAGTCTGCGATTCTCGGAAATTCACGGTGAACTTCTTGCAAATGGTCAGTGGAAGGTCGCTTTTCATGACGGAAACAGGAAGGGTCGGGATGTCAACTTTGGTCATACGTCCAGGAGACGAAATCGCTCTACTTACAGGCGAAAAGCTGCCATATGTGATCCGAAAAAACCTCGATCGTCCAGACAAATACTCGTTAGTAGCACCGTGTTGGGTGAGCGGTGCTCTCATGGGTGAGGAGTGGCCGGGTTGGAATGGGCAGCTGGAGGACTTGGAAGACATTGAACTGGTTTGA